One Oncorhynchus masou masou isolate Uvic2021 unplaced genomic scaffold, UVic_Omas_1.1 unplaced_scaffold_4404, whole genome shotgun sequence DNA segment encodes these proteins:
- the LOC135535073 gene encoding poly(rC)-binding protein 3-like isoform X2 yields MEPPKVQQPGEGGLNVTLTIRLLMHGKEVGSIIGKKGETVKKMREESGARINISEGNCPERIVTITGPTDAIFKAFAMIAYKFEEDIINSMSNSPATSKPPVTLRLVVPASQCGSLIGKGGSKIKEMRESTGAQVQVAGDMLPNSTERAVTISGAPEAIIQCVKQICVVMLEVEYGGMKKEGQSSREYTGKYIHTDLRNQLECTTWMYNCFYRLKHLRKELGSWLV; encoded by the exons ATGGAACCACCCAAGGTGCAGCAGCCAGGCGAAGGAGGCCTCAACGTCACCCTCACCATCAGGCTTCTGATGCACGGCAAG GAGGTTGGAAGCATCATTGGAAAG aaaggagagacagtgaAGAAGATGCGTGAAGAG AGCGGTGCACGCATCAACATCTCTGAGGGAAACTGCCCAGAGCGGATAGTTACCATCACCGGACCCACAGATGCCATCTTCAAGGCCTTCGCCATGATCGCATACAAGTTTGAAGAG GATATAATCAACTCTATGAGCAACAGTCCAGCCACCAGCAAGCCTCCTGTCACCCTGCGTCTGGTTGTCCCAGCCAGCCAATGTGGCTCCCTCATAGGGAAAGGAGGCTCCAAAATCAAAGAAATGAGAGAG TCCACAGGTGCTCAGGTACAGGTCGCAGGGGACATGCTGCCCAACTCCACTGAACGAGCAGTCACCATCTCAGGAGCCCCGGAAGCCATTATCCAGTGTGTCAAGCAGATCTGTGTTGTCATGCTAGAGGTAGAGTATGGAGGGATGAAGAAGGAGGGTCAGTCCTCCCGGGAATACACAGGAAAATACATTCACACAGACCTTAGGAATCAGCTAGAATGTACAACGTGGATGTACAATTGTTTTTACCGTCTCAAACATCTAAGGAAGGAATTAGGATCTTGGTTGGTATAG
- the LOC135535073 gene encoding poly(rC)-binding protein 3-like isoform X1 — translation MEPPKVQQPGEGGLNVTLTIRLLMHGKEVGSIIGKKGETVKKMREEVSASGARINISEGNCPERIVTITGPTDAIFKAFAMIAYKFEEDIINSMSNSPATSKPPVTLRLVVPASQCGSLIGKGGSKIKEMRESTGAQVQVAGDMLPNSTERAVTISGAPEAIIQCVKQICVVMLEVEYGGMKKEGQSSREYTGKYIHTDLRNQLECTTWMYNCFYRLKHLRKELGSWLV, via the exons ATGGAACCACCCAAGGTGCAGCAGCCAGGCGAAGGAGGCCTCAACGTCACCCTCACCATCAGGCTTCTGATGCACGGCAAG GAGGTTGGAAGCATCATTGGAAAG aaaggagagacagtgaAGAAGATGCGTGAAGAGGTAAGTGCA AGCGGTGCACGCATCAACATCTCTGAGGGAAACTGCCCAGAGCGGATAGTTACCATCACCGGACCCACAGATGCCATCTTCAAGGCCTTCGCCATGATCGCATACAAGTTTGAAGAG GATATAATCAACTCTATGAGCAACAGTCCAGCCACCAGCAAGCCTCCTGTCACCCTGCGTCTGGTTGTCCCAGCCAGCCAATGTGGCTCCCTCATAGGGAAAGGAGGCTCCAAAATCAAAGAAATGAGAGAG TCCACAGGTGCTCAGGTACAGGTCGCAGGGGACATGCTGCCCAACTCCACTGAACGAGCAGTCACCATCTCAGGAGCCCCGGAAGCCATTATCCAGTGTGTCAAGCAGATCTGTGTTGTCATGCTAGAGGTAGAGTATGGAGGGATGAAGAAGGAGGGTCAGTCCTCCCGGGAATACACAGGAAAATACATTCACACAGACCTTAGGAATCAGCTAGAATGTACAACGTGGATGTACAATTGTTTTTACCGTCTCAAACATCTAAGGAAGGAATTAGGATCTTGGTTGGTATAG